One Anthonomus grandis grandis chromosome 12, icAntGran1.3, whole genome shotgun sequence DNA window includes the following coding sequences:
- the LOC126743231 gene encoding uncharacterized protein LOC126743231, whose product MKLLTAALLSLATLTVVQTQEASLSQDYLTRILLNISEARIPNYLINVIYDRPVEKSISAQAVLTLYQANTTNLTFAEHVLQSWNVSNSQVFSINGFYYTMNLFNWTFTNFYNTAINRLGLSGAPLRNGLVALNINVNEFSAGIAYGEPDPWQEFIKGNFSRENLEVACSAAGITLEALWEVVRDLFINDLITFQVEDFVRLLLNHNIQKQHALIMWNSIPITLEHVYSIPLYSEIISNFSSRVSQQNALGVLISNRDVVVHRTLQEFFEAERELLDIHAETVITRTSLLIGEVNTTIYNNLVVLRHNVDTPFTNLTAITVASENSNLTNCSYVTFQNNNVMTVNVPLAIYDNDSYILPRSVVQNVIPGSALVCNVTVYGLARGAENGHIVVDPFSDFVSPPSSGHMITFGVLQLGILLSLGYIL is encoded by the coding sequence ATGAAACTCCTCACTGCAGCCCTGCTCTCTCTAGCAACACTCACCGTAGTCCAAACCCAAGAAGCTTCCTTAAGTCAGGACTATCTCACCCGCATTTTACTAAACATATCCGAAGCAAGAATCCCGAATTACCTTATAAACGTCATATATGACCGACCTGTGGAAAAAAGTATTTCTGCCCAGGCAGTTTTAACTTTGTATCAAGCAAACACCACCAACCTCACTTTTGCTGAGCATGTGCTACAAAGTTGGAATGTTTCCAATTCCCAAGTGTTTAGTATTAATGGCTTTTATTATACAATGAACTTATTTAATTGGACATTCACCAATTTTTATAATACGGCTATTAATAGGTTGGGGCTCTCTGGAGCACCGTTAAGGAATGGTTTGGTGGCTTTAAACATCAATGTTAATGAGTTCTCTGCTGGTATTGCTTATGGAGAGCCTGATCCGTGGCAAGAGTTTATTAAAGGGAATTTTTCTAGAGAGAACTTGGAAGTTGCTTGCAGTGCTGCCGGGATCACCCTTGAAGCCCTTTGGGAAGTTGTAAGGGATCTGTTTATCAATGATTTGATTACTTTTCAAGTTGAAGATTTTGTGAGGCTTTTGCTTAACCATAATATTCAAAAACAGCATGCTTTGATTATGTGGAATAGCATCCCTATCACTTTGGAGCATGTTTATAGTATACCATTGTACAGTGAGATAATAAGTAACTTTAGTAGCAGGGTTAGCCAGCAAAATGCTTTGGGAGTATTAATCAGTAATAGAGATGTAGTGGTTCATAGAACTTTACAAGAATTCTTTGAGGCTGAGCGAGAGCTTCTGGATATTCATGCTGAAACAGTAATAACAAGAACTTCACTGCTTATTGGTGAAGTAAACACTACAATCTACAATAATCTCGTTGTACTAAGGCATAATGTAGATACTCCATTTACCAATTTAACAGCGATAACAGTTGCTTCGGAGAATTCAAATTTGACTAACTGCAGTTACGTTACTTTCCAGAATAATAACGTTATGACCGTTAATGTACCACTTGCCATTTATGATAATGACTCCTACATACTTCCAAGGTCTGTGGTGCAAAATGTGATCCCTGGAAGTGCCCTGGTTTGCAACGTTACAGTTTATGGGCTAGCAAGGGGGGCGGAAAATGGACATATCGTCGTAGATCCTTTTTCAGATTTTGTGAGTCCACCATCATCTGGACACATGATTACATTTGGGGTTTTGCAACTTggaattttattaagtttaggGTATATTTTATAA